The following proteins come from a genomic window of Salvia hispanica cultivar TCC Black 2014 chromosome 4, UniMelb_Shisp_WGS_1.0, whole genome shotgun sequence:
- the LOC125185190 gene encoding rust resistance kinase Lr10-like: protein MCGNAGWLPYPMSVDELPVPQTLVEIPARVRVGKRITLFNSVVLGLEVRFNVGFLCAMGFLIYKFQRRHLFEYGEIKSFLQSGNHLSPIRYSYSDLKKMTRNFREKLGEGGFGSVYKGKLQSGHYVAVKLLGKATINGQNFINEIGTIGRIHHVNVVQLVGYCADRSKRGLILDFMPNGSLDKYIFNQEKASSLDWGIKFKIAIGVARGIKYLHSGCDIKILHFDIKPHNILLDDQFVPKITDFGLAKLHSVDKDTVTMTATAARGTIGYVAPELINRCIGLVSHKADVYSFGMLLMEMVGVNRELRGNKDDSTKYFPDWIYDCINKGEGIGIVEEEDNNGDDKNEIGKSVLKKMTIVGLWCIQMNPENRPSMNKVLEMLEGDGEDLKIPEHPSHLVNEDKSRAGDSSGSVSHLDYDNGSNIEISIA from the coding sequence ATGTGTGGAAATGCAGGGTGGCTCCCCTATCCTATGTCCGTTGATGAGCTCCCCGTTCCTCAAACCCTTGTTGAAATCCCAGCAAGGGTACGTGTTGGCAAACGCATTACACTTTTTAATAGTGTTGTTCTTGGCTTGGAAGTAAGATTCAACGTGGGGTTTCTCTGTGCAATGGGGTTCCTAATCTACAAATTTCAAAGAAGACATTTGTTCGAGTACGGGGAAATAAAGAGCTTCCTACAGAGTGGCAACCATTTGTCCCCTATAAGGTACTCCTATTCAGATTTAAAGAAGATGACTAGAAATTTTCGAGAAAAACTAGGTGAAGGTGGTTTTGGTTCGGTTTACAAAGGAAAGCTTCAGAGTGGCCATTATGTAGCAGTCAAGCTATTGGGAAAAGCCACGATAAATGgtcaaaatttcatcaatgaaATTGGAACAATTGGGAGGATCCATCATGTCAACGTTGTCCAACTTGTTGGATATTGTGCGGATAGATCCAAGCGCGGCCTCATTCTTGATTTCATGCCAAATGGTTCTCTCGACAAGTACATATTCAACCAAGAAAAAGCATCTTCATTGGATTGGGGTATCAAATTCAAGATTGCAATTGGTGTCGCTCGAGGGATTAAGTATTTGCATAGTGGTTGTGATATCAAGATCTTGCATTTTGATATCAAGCCTCACAATATACTTCTAGACGACCAGTTTGTCCCGAAGATCACCGATTTTGGACTAGCAAAGTTACACTCAGTAGACAAGGACACAGTGACGATGACGGCTACGGCTGCTAGAGGCACCATAGGCTATGTTGCTCCAGAACTCATCAATAGGTGCATTGGCCTAGTGTCTCACAAGGCCGATGTGTATAGTTTTGGGATGCTATTGATGGAGATGGTGGGCGTAAACAGAGAGTTGAGGGGAAACAAAGATGATTCAACCAAGTATTTCCCAGATTGGATATATGATTGCATTAACAAAGGCGAGGGGATTGgaattgttgaagaagaagacaacAATGGTGATGATAAGAATGAGATCGGAAAGAGTGTTCTTAAAAAGATGACAATAGTTGGGTTGTGGTGCATACAAATGAATCCAGAAAATCGTCCATCAATGAACAAAGTGTTGGAGATGTTGGAAGGTGATggtgaagatttgaagattccAGAGCATCCATCTCACCTAGTGAACGAGGACAAGAGTCGGGCTGGTGATTCATCTGGTTCTGTATCACACTTGGATTATGACAATGGTAGTAACATTGAGATTAGTATAGCTTGA
- the LOC125221208 gene encoding LEAF RUST 10 DISEASE-RESISTANCE LOCUS RECEPTOR-LIKE PROTEIN KINASE-like 2.1, which translates to MRFKIVVGVARGIHYLHCGCDIKILHFDTKPHNILLDDKFVPKVSDFGLAKLCSVEKDTVTMTAARGTIGYVARELINRSIGLVSNKADVYSFGMLLMQMAGVNRELRRKKDDSTKYFPDWIYDCINKGEGIVTGEAENNNTDDDNVIGKIVLEKMTKVDLWCIQMNPDNRPSMNTVLEMLEGHVEDLKIPEHPSLT; encoded by the coding sequence ATGAGATTCAAGATTGTGGTTGGAGTGGCTCGAGGGATTCATTATTTGCATTGTGGTTGTGATATCAAGATCTTGCATTTTGATACCAAGCCTCACAATATACTTCTTGATGACAAGTTTGTTCCCAAGGTTTCCGATTTTGGGTTAGCAAAGTTATGCTCGGTAGAAAAGGACACAGTGACGATGACTGCTGCTAGAGGCACTATAGGCTATGTTGCTCGGGAACTCATCAACAGAAGCATTGGCCTAGTGTCTAACAAGGCCGATGTGTATAGTTTTGGGATGTTGTTGATGCAGATGGCGGGCGTAAATAGAGAGTTGAGGAGAAAAAAAGATGATTCAACAAAGTATTTCCCAGATTGGATATACGATTGCATTAACAAAGGCGAGGGGATTGTAACTGGAGAAGCAGAGAACAACAATACTGATGATGACAATGTGATTGGAAAGATTGTTCTTGAGAAGATGACAAAAGTTGATCTATGGTGCATACAAATGAATCCAGATAATCGTCCATCAATGAACACAGTGTTGGAGATGTTGGAAGGTCATGtagaagatttgaagattccGGAGCATCCATCTCTCACTTAG